One Syntrophobacterales bacterium genomic region harbors:
- a CDS encoding HigA family addiction module antidote protein, translating to MDKTLSPIHPGEILPEDFRKPLGLSQYSLAHDIGVTPIRISQIVNGERSVTVDTAMSLARYFGTSAAVWLRLQVRYDLEVAEGELSNKINREVKVLTQTPSHV from the coding sequence ATGGACAAAACTTTATCACCTATTCACCCTGGCGAGATTTTGCCGGAAGATTTTAGGAAGCCTCTTGGCTTAAGTCAGTATAGCTTGGCGCATGACATCGGCGTTACTCCAATTCGTATCAGTCAGATTGTTAATGGTGAACGTTCAGTCACCGTTGATACTGCCATGAGTCTTGCCCGTTATTTTGGCACAAGTGCGGCAGTTTGGCTTCGTTTGCAAGTCCGCTATGATTTGGAAGTTGCAGAAGGCGAATTGAGCAACAAAATTAATCGTGAAGTCAAGGTATTAACCCAAACACCAAGTCATGTGTAA
- a CDS encoding cation transporter: MLKTTFHISRMDCPAEEQMIRMKLAGLTDIQSLQFDIPGRRLEVCHAGSYDSILAALDSLQFDTKFVSSEEIDMQDRKESRRQERGILWQVLAINFFFFILEMLTGFIADSMGLVADSLDMLADSLVYALSLFAVGKAVSRKKNIAKVAGYFQMALAVLGFAEVIRRFWGRAEMPDFSLMIIISLLALAGNAICLKLLQQSRSKDAHMQASMIFTSLDVIANLGVIAAGVLVYLTGSKLPDLAVGTIVFILVGRGAYRILQLSK, translated from the coding sequence ATGTTGAAAACGACATTCCACATATCCCGGATGGACTGCCCGGCTGAAGAGCAGATGATCCGGATGAAACTGGCGGGCCTGACTGATATCCAATCCCTGCAGTTTGATATACCGGGCCGCAGGTTGGAGGTATGCCACGCGGGTAGCTATGACAGCATCCTTGCTGCCCTCGACAGTCTCCAATTCGACACCAAATTTGTTTCCTCGGAAGAGATTGATATGCAGGACCGAAAAGAGAGCCGCCGTCAGGAAAGAGGGATCCTCTGGCAAGTCCTCGCCATCAACTTTTTCTTTTTTATCCTGGAAATGCTCACGGGTTTTATTGCTGATTCCATGGGGCTTGTTGCTGACAGCCTGGATATGCTGGCTGACAGCCTGGTCTATGCGCTTTCGCTGTTTGCTGTCGGGAAAGCGGTCTCACGGAAAAAAAATATTGCCAAGGTTGCCGGTTACTTCCAAATGGCGCTGGCCGTTTTGGGGTTTGCCGAGGTTATCAGGCGTTTTTGGGGACGCGCAGAGATGCCCGATTTTTCCCTGATGATTATTATCTCGCTGCTCGCGCTGGCCGGCAATGCAATTTGTCTTAAACTGCTTCAGCAGTCCCGGAGTAAAGACGCTCATATGCAGGCGAGCATGATCTTCACGTCGTTGGATGTAATTGCCAACCTCGGCGTTATTGCCGCGGGCGTGCTTGTCTATCTGACAGGGTCGAAACTGCCTGACCTGGCAGTCGGAACGATCGTTTTCATCCTTGTCGGCAGGGGAGCGTATAGAATTCTTCAATTATCAAAGTGA
- a CDS encoding class I SAM-dependent methyltransferase: MKSPDFSRKVKQSVAANFDQSFAIYQDFEDKHRLFAEMAGQLADWVGVRPGSAVLDLGCGSGISARVLCERYGCRVLGIDLSPKMVEAGQKRLGDLADVRLVVGDGEAPGTAAGEERFDYVLYNASIFVFPDVDQAVREAARCLKKGGEMAFSFYPLLVGPQDEDLLDEAFRRTGYTPPKFRVIASYEAACRALAEHKGPVSHYRWVRPLDIGFLKDFFSIPAQSSSLFPGLAYEERRNRACALCDSLADFADGGAVVWRMAKA, encoded by the coding sequence ATGAAGTCCCCGGATTTCAGCCGCAAGGTCAAACAGAGCGTCGCCGCCAATTTCGATCAGAGCTTTGCAATTTACCAGGATTTTGAAGACAAGCATCGCTTATTTGCGGAAATGGCGGGACAACTGGCTGACTGGGTCGGCGTACGTCCCGGTTCAGCGGTTCTGGATTTGGGCTGCGGCAGCGGCATTTCAGCGCGCGTCCTTTGTGAACGTTACGGCTGCCGGGTTCTGGGGATCGACCTTTCCCCGAAAATGGTCGAGGCTGGCCAAAAGCGACTGGGCGATCTCGCAGATGTCCGCCTAGTGGTGGGCGACGGCGAGGCGCCCGGCACGGCGGCGGGGGAGGAACGCTTCGACTATGTACTCTACAATGCCTCCATTTTCGTTTTTCCCGATGTTGACCAGGCCGTCCGGGAAGCGGCTCGATGTCTGAAAAAAGGAGGAGAAATGGCCTTTTCCTTCTATCCCCTGCTGGTCGGCCCGCAGGACGAGGATCTGCTGGACGAGGCGTTTCGGAGAACCGGTTACACCCCTCCCAAATTCCGGGTGATCGCCAGTTACGAAGCGGCGTGCCGGGCGCTGGCAGAGCATAAGGGGCCGGTAAGCCACTACCGTTGGGTACGGCCGCTGGATATCGGGTTTCTGAAAGATTTCTTTTCCATCCCTGCCCAATCCTCCTCGCTTTTTCCAGGCCTCGCCTACGAAGAGCGCCGTAACCGGGCATGTGCTTTATGTGACTCCCTCGCAGATTTTGCGGACGGGGGAGCTGTGGTCTGGCGGATGGCAAAAGCATAA
- a CDS encoding GNAT family N-acetyltransferase, translating into MDDLKSAVIVQKMLIEDVDAVLGIDKKIRRIGEAITYLHATTESILTIDRIGRGKNASSYADMITGDIAGMLETSFVAKMNGKVAGFIISRKASIGEPPTEIGLILIMGVNPEHWGKGVAKKLADALIEKYKSLGVRELRIPIDERDMQLRDFFSKMGFGVGHMIDYAKKL; encoded by the coding sequence ATGGACGATTTGAAAAGCGCAGTGATTGTTCAGAAGATGCTTATCGAGGACGTTGACGCCGTTTTGGGGATTGACAAGAAGATAAGGAGGATCGGGGAGGCGATCACCTATCTCCACGCGACGACGGAGTCTATCCTGACCATCGACAGGATAGGCCGGGGGAAAAACGCGAGCAGCTATGCGGACATGATTACCGGAGACATCGCCGGGATGCTGGAGACAAGCTTTGTCGCGAAAATGAATGGCAAGGTAGCGGGATTCATTATCAGCCGCAAGGCCTCCATCGGCGAGCCGCCGACGGAGATAGGGCTTATCCTGATCATGGGGGTAAACCCCGAGCATTGGGGCAAGGGGGTAGCGAAGAAACTGGCCGACGCGCTGATCGAAAAATACAAATCACTGGGGGTCAGGGAGCTCCGGATACCGATCGACGAGCGTGATATGCAGCTCCGCGATTTCTTCAGCAAAATGGGATTTGGCGTCGGTCACATGATCGATTACGCCAAAAAATTATAA
- a CDS encoding (Fe-S)-binding protein — protein MEKEANGTLLEAAAKRIHSCDRCGSCLTVCPLFGVKEIEATGARGKNSLVLALARGGLKPTRALQKAVDFCLLCRACVEICPANVPTDEAMVDVRQHLVDLFGGPSLEYRIVGGILKRRGVVSAAAKTLALLRRTGLNSLVPHGMAPEEYTRSHFLVSFAGPAALGRQAPPSDKTVTKGAPVSYFHGCGMEMMFPEAAAQSRKIIGTTAPLVEKRNVCCGLPHLAHGERQDFLALARKNIEIFADAEVVVTDCASCGATLKNYGSFFTDDPEIKEKAERFSNKVMDLTEYLAQAGYTPRQRTDAVLTYHDPCHLARGQGITKEPRALLRKAGNFVEMNGASVCCGGAGSFHVDHPDTAAKILANKQKNIEETGASLVVTDCPGCLIQLSKAAAASGGLFKAVHISQVL, from the coding sequence ATGGAGAAAGAAGCCAATGGCACGCTCCTTGAGGCGGCGGCAAAAAGAATACACAGTTGCGACCGCTGCGGCTCTTGCCTGACGGTTTGCCCGCTCTTCGGGGTAAAGGAAATCGAAGCGACCGGGGCAAGGGGGAAAAATTCGCTTGTTCTCGCCCTGGCCCGGGGGGGATTGAAGCCGACTCGGGCCTTGCAAAAGGCGGTCGATTTCTGCCTGTTGTGCCGGGCCTGTGTGGAAATCTGCCCGGCCAATGTTCCTACCGACGAGGCAATGGTTGATGTCCGCCAGCACCTCGTTGATCTGTTCGGCGGGCCAAGTCTGGAATACAGAATAGTCGGCGGCATCCTGAAGCGGCGGGGGGTTGTCTCGGCGGCGGCAAAAACCCTGGCGCTGCTGCGCCGCACCGGCCTCAATAGTCTCGTCCCGCACGGCATGGCGCCGGAGGAGTACACCCGCTCCCATTTTCTGGTTTCGTTCGCGGGACCCGCCGCCCTCGGCCGGCAGGCGCCTCCCTCCGACAAAACAGTGACCAAGGGCGCCCCCGTTTCCTATTTTCACGGCTGCGGCATGGAGATGATGTTCCCCGAAGCCGCCGCCCAAAGTCGGAAAATAATCGGAACCACCGCCCCCCTGGTTGAAAAAAGGAACGTCTGCTGCGGCCTGCCCCATCTGGCCCACGGCGAACGGCAGGATTTTCTCGCCCTTGCCCGTAAAAACATCGAAATCTTCGCTGACGCCGAGGTTGTCGTCACGGATTGCGCAAGCTGCGGCGCGACCCTTAAAAATTACGGCTCGTTCTTCACGGACGATCCGGAGATAAAGGAAAAGGCGGAAAGATTCAGCAACAAGGTTATGGACCTGACCGAATATCTCGCGCAGGCTGGTTACACCCCTCGCCAGAGGACAGACGCGGTTTTGACCTATCACGATCCCTGTCACCTGGCGCGTGGTCAAGGAATAACGAAAGAGCCGCGCGCGCTGCTCCGCAAAGCGGGAAATTTTGTCGAGATGAACGGGGCCAGCGTCTGCTGCGGCGGCGCCGGTTCGTTTCATGTCGATCATCCCGATACAGCGGCCAAGATTCTGGCAAATAAACAAAAAAATATCGAAGAAACAGGCGCTTCTCTGGTCGTAACCGACTGCCCCGGCTGCCTGATTCAGCTTTCCAAGGCGGCTGCGGCCTCCGGCGGGCTGTTCAAAGCCGTCCATATAAGCCAGGTGCTCTGA
- a CDS encoding FAD-binding protein yields the protein MLSNDIVQKIRDVVGAPNVLDAELDLFGYSYDSSFVPLVPANKPELVVRPLTTDEVSRVMAIASEHEIFVTPRGAASGRTGGSIPLKGGIALSLDRMKQIIELDYRNMMVTAEAGVRTVDLYDCCAAKGLFYPPDPASWKFSTIGGNVAENSGGMRAVKYGVTKNYVMGLEVVLADGSILHTGGKMIKNVTGYDLTSIFVGSEGTLGVITRVLMRLIAMPEKRGTLQVMFASLDDGCRMIHDMLQAGIVPAASEILDKTCLTIAAERRNMTLPADAAAAVIIEIDGNDDPSLDAQTNKIKNVAQSCGALLFRAAGSQQEADELWAIRRGISSAISTLAPDHFSEDISVPRDAFPEVVRLIKKIGEKHDLLIAVYGHAGDGNLHPSLLCDISRPGAKEKVHQAIEEIFAAALSVGGTLSGEHGIGITKRPYFANAVGDIALKTMKAVKAALDPQGLLNPGKIW from the coding sequence ATGCTGTCCAACGATATAGTACAGAAAATCCGTGATGTTGTCGGCGCCCCCAACGTACTCGATGCCGAGCTTGATCTCTTCGGCTACTCCTACGACTCGTCGTTCGTCCCGCTTGTGCCGGCCAACAAACCGGAGCTGGTTGTCCGCCCTCTGACCACGGACGAGGTGTCGCGGGTCATGGCAATCGCCTCGGAACATGAAATTTTCGTAACGCCGCGGGGCGCCGCAAGCGGCCGCACCGGGGGCAGCATCCCGCTCAAGGGCGGCATTGCCCTTTCGCTGGACCGGATGAAACAGATCATCGAGCTCGACTACCGCAACATGATGGTTACAGCCGAGGCCGGCGTCCGCACGGTTGACCTCTACGACTGCTGCGCCGCCAAGGGACTGTTCTATCCCCCCGATCCGGCCAGTTGGAAATTTTCGACGATCGGCGGCAATGTGGCGGAAAACTCCGGCGGAATGCGCGCCGTCAAGTACGGGGTGACAAAAAACTATGTGATGGGGCTCGAGGTGGTGCTGGCTGACGGCTCGATCCTGCATACCGGCGGCAAGATGATCAAAAATGTCACCGGGTACGATCTGACGAGCATCTTTGTCGGTTCCGAGGGAACCCTCGGCGTGATCACCCGGGTACTGATGCGGCTGATTGCGATGCCGGAAAAACGGGGCACGCTGCAGGTCATGTTCGCCTCGCTCGACGACGGCTGCCGGATGATCCACGATATGCTGCAGGCGGGCATTGTCCCTGCCGCCTCGGAAATACTTGACAAAACCTGCCTCACGATCGCTGCCGAACGGCGGAACATGACACTCCCCGCCGACGCTGCCGCCGCGGTCATCATCGAAATAGACGGAAATGATGATCCGTCTTTGGATGCACAGACAAACAAAATAAAGAACGTTGCCCAATCCTGCGGGGCGCTTTTGTTTCGAGCCGCCGGCTCGCAACAGGAGGCTGACGAACTGTGGGCAATCCGCCGGGGAATCAGCTCGGCCATTTCCACCCTCGCCCCCGACCATTTCAGCGAGGACATCTCCGTCCCCCGCGACGCGTTTCCCGAGGTCGTGCGACTGATCAAAAAGATTGGAGAAAAACATGATCTGCTCATCGCGGTTTACGGCCACGCTGGCGACGGGAACCTTCATCCGTCGCTCCTCTGCGATATTTCCCGGCCGGGTGCAAAGGAAAAGGTGCACCAGGCGATTGAAGAGATCTTCGCCGCGGCGCTCAGCGTTGGCGGCACCCTTTCCGGGGAGCACGGCATCGGCATCACCAAGCGGCCGTACTTTGCCAATGCCGTAGGCGACATCGCCCTCAAAACGATGAAGGCCGTCAAGGCCGCGCTCGATCCCCAGGGATTGCTCAATCCCGGAAAAATATGGTGA
- a CDS encoding methyltransferase has product MPLNDYKEKILITCPKGIAPWLVGEVRALGFSALKEGEASVETQGTLADTMLLNLHLRTGHRVLYRLKTFRANNPFDLYRGVRGISWEDILWDRGEHAYLCVTSTVDTPSITDTRFVNQKTKDAIVDRMLERRGRRPDSGPTRDKAVVHVFWKENDVEVYLDTSGEPLSRRGYRKIPLAAPMRETLAAAVIAATGWDKTGFFINPMCGSGTLAIEAALQAEGMAPGLLRSNYGFHHLRGFDPVEWRKLRLHARAAKHPSNARIVAADIDPEAIAAARQNAKTAGVEQTIEFTVCPLAETPVPGGGVIVVNPPYGERTGDIATLGGLYKEIGDFFKQRGKGCSGFIFTGNLTLAKSIGLRTKRRIPFYNGAIECRLLEYPLY; this is encoded by the coding sequence ATGCCGCTTAACGATTATAAAGAAAAAATTCTGATCACCTGCCCGAAGGGAATCGCTCCGTGGCTGGTCGGGGAGGTCCGCGCCCTCGGTTTTTCCGCCCTGAAGGAGGGAGAGGCATCCGTCGAGACGCAAGGAACGCTCGCCGACACAATGCTTCTCAATCTGCACCTGCGGACGGGGCATCGGGTTTTGTACCGGCTCAAAACCTTCCGCGCGAATAATCCCTTCGACCTCTACCGAGGGGTACGGGGGATCTCCTGGGAGGATATCCTCTGGGATCGGGGAGAACACGCCTATCTGTGCGTCACCTCGACGGTGGACACCCCGTCCATTACCGACACCCGCTTCGTCAACCAGAAGACGAAAGACGCGATAGTGGATCGGATGCTGGAGAGGCGGGGCAGAAGACCCGATTCCGGACCGACGCGGGACAAGGCGGTGGTGCATGTTTTCTGGAAGGAAAACGACGTCGAGGTTTATCTCGATACCTCCGGCGAGCCGCTTTCCCGGCGGGGCTACCGCAAGATTCCGCTCGCGGCGCCGATGCGCGAAACCCTGGCCGCCGCGGTTATCGCCGCAACCGGCTGGGACAAAACAGGATTTTTTATAAATCCCATGTGCGGCAGCGGCACGCTCGCGATTGAGGCGGCGCTTCAGGCTGAGGGGATGGCGCCGGGATTGCTCCGGAGCAATTATGGGTTTCACCATCTGCGGGGGTTCGACCCAGTCGAGTGGCGTAAACTCCGTCTGCACGCGCGAGCCGCAAAACATCCAAGCAATGCCCGGATCGTCGCTGCGGATATCGATCCGGAAGCCATCGCTGCGGCGAGACAAAATGCCAAGACCGCCGGCGTGGAGCAGACAATCGAATTCACCGTCTGCCCGCTCGCCGAGACGCCCGTCCCCGGCGGCGGCGTGATCGTCGTCAACCCGCCCTACGGGGAGAGAACCGGAGACATTGCAACGCTGGGAGGACTGTACAAGGAAATCGGCGATTTCTTCAAGCAGCGAGGGAAAGGGTGCAGCGGCTTCATCTTCACCGGCAACCTGACTTTGGCCAAGAGCATCGGCCTACGGACAAAAAGGCGCATCCCCTTTTACAACGGTGCGATAGAATGCCGTCTTCTCGAATATCCCCTTTACTGA
- a CDS encoding AI-2E family transporter — protein sequence MELKKNSNIPFLILLWFVTLLFFWLLKPFAFPIFWAAVIAGIARPCYSRINKRLGRPTLSLSLLFVAGVFVLLVLLAGLGVMIFDEAAALYQMAKPGENSINAGFQRIIDAFTDNYFARLAGVNREMALAKATDAVRSLANYLVIHLTSITQNTLGMLVQFGIMLYTLFFFLRDGDSFISMAAKILPGDEEQQRFLFKQFIATARSTLKATLIIGGIQGAIGAVVFLIAGVKGAFIWGGMMVVMSIVPVVGCTIIWAPAGVIMLLLGNVWEGILILAAGFFLISAVDNLLRPVLVGRDVEMHPLLIFLSTLGGIALFGFSGFVIGPVVTALLIAVWELREKFYRK from the coding sequence ATGGAACTCAAAAAAAATAGCAATATTCCCTTTTTGATCCTGTTGTGGTTTGTGACGCTCCTTTTTTTCTGGCTGCTGAAACCCTTTGCCTTCCCGATCTTCTGGGCCGCTGTCATCGCCGGCATTGCCCGCCCTTGCTACTCCCGGATAAACAAACGGCTTGGGCGCCCAACCCTGAGTCTCTCGCTGCTCTTTGTTGCCGGTGTGTTTGTCCTGCTGGTTCTGCTGGCGGGGCTGGGGGTGATGATTTTTGATGAAGCCGCGGCCCTGTATCAGATGGCGAAGCCCGGAGAAAACAGCATCAACGCCGGTTTTCAGCGGATTATCGACGCATTTACGGACAACTACTTCGCCCGGCTGGCCGGTGTAAACCGGGAGATGGCGCTTGCCAAGGCAACTGACGCGGTGCGCTCCCTGGCGAATTATCTTGTGATCCATCTGACGAGTATCACGCAAAACACCCTCGGTATGCTGGTCCAGTTCGGCATCATGCTCTACACACTCTTTTTTTTCCTGCGGGATGGAGACAGTTTTATTTCTATGGCGGCAAAAATCCTGCCTGGCGATGAGGAACAGCAGCGATTCCTCTTCAAGCAGTTTATCGCTACGGCCCGCTCGACGCTGAAGGCGACGCTGATCATCGGCGGCATCCAGGGGGCAATCGGGGCGGTTGTCTTTTTGATTGCCGGGGTAAAGGGGGCGTTTATCTGGGGCGGGATGATGGTCGTCATGTCAATCGTGCCAGTTGTCGGCTGCACGATCATCTGGGCGCCGGCTGGCGTCATCATGCTGTTACTGGGCAATGTCTGGGAGGGAATCCTGATCCTCGCCGCCGGTTTTTTCCTGATCAGTGCGGTGGACAATCTGCTCCGCCCGGTTCTGGTTGGACGGGATGTGGAGATGCACCCGCTTTTAATCTTTCTTTCGACGCTCGGCGGGATCGCCCTGTTCGGTTTTTCCGGATTCGTCATCGGCCCGGTTGTTACCGCACTTTTGATTGCCGTCTGGGAGCTGCGCGAGAAGTTTTACCGGAAATAG
- the fdnG gene encoding formate dehydrogenase-N subunit alpha, which translates to MGISRRKFLQYSGLTAGSILLPSGMAVSSEKVKAFPMHKPIREAATICPYCSCGCGLLIATGPDGHIINVEGDPDNPVNRGALDPKSVAVRQLSQSPLRLKKPLYRAPGSDKFEEKDWDWTIAEVAKRIKTTRDATFQKTNDKGVTVNRNTGIAFMGGAANNNEEGYLAAKLSRALGMVYIEHQARVUHSSTVAGLAASFGRGAMTNTWVDLKNADVILVDGSNCAENHPASMTWINKAKDDRGAKLIVVDPRFTRTASQADLYVAIRSGTDIAFFGGMMKYLVDKQLIQKEYVIHYTNAANVIAPGFKGPADLDGVFSGFVDNGDGFGKYDQGTWKYQIDAQGNPLRDETLRNPGCVFQIMKRHYARYTLKTVSGITGCPPDKLEAAYKLYASTGARNKSGTILYAMGQTQHTVGSQNIRCMAMIQLLLGNMGVPGGGVNALRGESNVQGSTDQGILAHLIPGYLGIPRAGDHPTLAAYLEKETPKTGYWSNKPKFFVSLLKAWWGDHATAENQFAYDYLPKVESPAKHYWISLFEDMYAGKIQGLWLMGQNPAVSGPNSRLEREALKKLKWMVVQEIFDTETCSFWRAPDVKPADIKTEVFILPAADAMEKEGSIATSGRLIQWRSQVAAAPGMALPDHQILNLIALKLKALYAAAPGPFADPLLHLNWDYGKELSVEKVARELNGYAIAPIKDPQGNIVAREGEILKTFGLLQADGSTACGCWIYGGYFAPADDGTGKMMPATKRRGQKDPGGLGMYPFWAFAWPANRRIIYNRCSADPNGKPWSEEKKLIWWDMTQKKWVGYDVPDFAPTKAPSDPGGKDPFIMRADGRGGLFSPLGEGPLPEHYEPLETPVAKNPFSSRLHNPAIKIWKTDQGKAIGDNVGKLDKFPIVATTYRVVEHWQAGGMSRWLDWLTECQPQMFVEMSKELAAERRIGNGDRVKVSSARGEITAVAVVTARFKPFMVEGKTVHQVGMPWHFGWAGLATGDTANDLTPHVGDANTTIPEYKAFLVDIKKA; encoded by the coding sequence ATGGGAATCTCTCGACGGAAATTTTTGCAGTATTCAGGGCTTACCGCAGGATCTATTCTTTTGCCTTCCGGTATGGCGGTATCCTCGGAAAAAGTCAAAGCATTTCCAATGCATAAGCCAATCAGGGAAGCCGCCACGATCTGTCCTTACTGTTCCTGCGGCTGCGGGTTGCTCATTGCCACGGGGCCCGATGGACACATCATCAATGTGGAGGGGGACCCCGACAATCCCGTCAACCGCGGGGCGCTCGATCCGAAATCTGTCGCCGTCCGGCAACTTTCCCAGAGCCCGTTGCGCCTGAAAAAGCCTCTATACCGAGCGCCGGGCAGCGACAAGTTTGAGGAAAAGGACTGGGATTGGACGATTGCCGAAGTGGCCAAACGGATCAAAACGACCCGGGATGCCACCTTTCAGAAGACAAACGACAAGGGCGTGACGGTGAACCGCAACACCGGCATTGCCTTTATGGGCGGCGCCGCCAACAACAATGAGGAAGGTTATCTGGCGGCCAAGTTAAGCCGTGCTCTGGGCATGGTGTATATCGAACATCAGGCCCGGGTCTGACACTCATCTACTGTGGCCGGTCTGGCCGCAAGTTTTGGTCGGGGTGCAATGACCAATACCTGGGTGGATCTGAAAAATGCCGATGTGATCCTGGTCGACGGCTCCAATTGTGCAGAAAATCACCCGGCATCGATGACCTGGATCAATAAGGCGAAGGATGACAGAGGCGCGAAGCTCATCGTCGTGGATCCCCGTTTCACAAGGACGGCCTCGCAGGCAGACCTTTACGTCGCGATCCGCAGCGGCACCGATATCGCCTTCTTCGGCGGAATGATGAAATACCTGGTGGACAAGCAATTGATCCAGAAGGAGTACGTGATCCATTATACCAATGCGGCCAACGTAATCGCCCCCGGCTTCAAAGGCCCCGCGGATCTGGATGGCGTGTTTTCAGGGTTCGTGGATAACGGCGACGGTTTCGGCAAATATGATCAGGGCACATGGAAGTACCAGATCGATGCCCAGGGAAACCCGCTCCGGGACGAGACCCTGCGGAACCCCGGCTGCGTGTTTCAGATTATGAAGCGTCATTACGCCCGGTATACGCTAAAAACGGTCTCCGGAATCACCGGCTGTCCGCCGGACAAACTGGAGGCGGCCTATAAACTATACGCCTCCACGGGGGCCCGCAACAAATCCGGGACCATTCTCTATGCCATGGGGCAAACGCAGCATACCGTGGGATCTCAGAACATACGCTGTATGGCCATGATCCAACTGCTTTTGGGCAACATGGGCGTTCCGGGAGGCGGGGTGAATGCGCTGCGCGGCGAGTCCAACGTCCAGGGGTCGACGGACCAGGGCATCCTGGCGCATCTGATTCCCGGATATTTGGGCATCCCCAGGGCGGGGGATCATCCCACATTGGCCGCCTACCTTGAGAAGGAAACCCCCAAAACGGGCTACTGGTCCAACAAACCGAAATTCTTCGTCAGTCTGCTGAAGGCTTGGTGGGGAGATCATGCAACTGCGGAAAACCAATTCGCCTATGATTATCTGCCCAAGGTGGAGAGTCCAGCCAAACATTACTGGATTAGTCTGTTTGAGGATATGTACGCCGGGAAAATTCAAGGCCTGTGGCTCATGGGACAGAATCCGGCGGTCAGCGGACCCAATTCCCGGCTGGAGCGGGAGGCCCTGAAGAAACTCAAATGGATGGTCGTTCAGGAGATCTTCGATACCGAAACCTGTTCGTTCTGGCGCGCCCCGGACGTAAAACCCGCCGATATCAAGACCGAAGTCTTTATCCTGCCGGCGGCGGACGCCATGGAGAAAGAGGGAAGCATCGCCACCAGCGGCCGCTTGATTCAATGGCGCTCCCAGGTGGCCGCTGCCCCAGGGATGGCGCTGCCGGATCATCAGATCCTCAATCTTATCGCGCTTAAATTGAAGGCGCTCTATGCTGCCGCCCCCGGACCCTTCGCCGATCCGCTCCTTCATCTCAACTGGGATTACGGCAAGGAATTGAGTGTGGAGAAGGTGGCCCGGGAACTCAACGGATATGCCATTGCCCCGATCAAGGATCCGCAGGGCAATATCGTCGCCCGGGAGGGAGAAATCCTGAAAACGTTCGGCCTGTTGCAGGCAGACGGGAGCACGGCGTGCGGCTGCTGGATCTATGGGGGATATTTTGCGCCCGCCGATGACGGGACCGGGAAGATGATGCCCGCAACCAAGCGTCGGGGGCAGAAAGACCCCGGTGGGCTGGGAATGTACCCGTTCTGGGCCTTTGCGTGGCCGGCCAACCGGCGCATCATTTACAACCGCTGTTCCGCAGATCCCAACGGCAAGCCCTGGAGCGAGGAGAAAAAACTGATCTGGTGGGACATGACCCAGAAAAAATGGGTGGGCTACGACGTTCCCGATTTCGCCCCCACCAAGGCCCCTTCGGATCCCGGCGGGAAAGATCCTTTCATCATGCGCGCGGACGGGCGAGGGGGGCTCTTCTCCCCCCTCGGCGAGGGACCGCTGCCGGAACACTACGAACCCCTGGAGACGCCGGTCGCGAAGAATCCTTTTTCTTCCCGCCTGCACAATCCGGCAATCAAAATCTGGAAGACGGATCAGGGGAAAGCGATTGGGGACAATGTGGGGAAGCTGGACAAATTCCCCATCGTGGCCACGACATACCGGGTTGTCGAGCACTGGCAGGCCGGGGGGATGTCGCGCTGGCTGGACTGGCTGACCGAATGCCAGCCCCAGATGTTTGTCGAGATGAGCAAGGAATTGGCGGCCGAGCGCAGGATTGGTAACGGAGATCGCGTCAAAGTCAGTTCCGCCCGAGGGGAAATCACAGCGGTAGCGGTGGTTACGGCCCGCTTCAAGCCTTTCATGGTGGAGGGAAAAACCGTCCACCAAGTCGGAATGCCCTGGCATTTCGGATGGGCCGGCCTGGCGACGGGAGATACGGCCAACGATCTGACGCCCCACGTGGGGGATGCCAATACGACGATTCCGGAATACAAGGCATTCCTGGTCGATATCAAAAAGGCATAG